The window ATGAACAAACATACAATCACACTTATAGTTCTTCTATTTCAACATTAGACTCACAACTAACCCACACAgcctgtgcatgtatgtacgtacatgtcgTATAGTTAccttatatgtacatgcagctaccccgtacacatgcatgttatgTTACATGCTAccctgtatgtatacatgcatgttacatGCTACCCCGTACGTgtgcatgctgtatagctgccccgtacacacacacacacgctgtATAGCTACCCCGTACACACGCATGCTGTATAGCTACcccgtacacacacatacacgctgTATAGCTGCCCCGTACACACGCATGCTGTATAGCTACCCCGTAcatgcacgcatgcatgctgtatagctaccccgtacacacacacgcatgctaTATAGCTGccccgtacacacacacgctgtATAGCTACCCCGTATACACGCATGCTGTATAGCTACCCCGTACATGCACGCATGCTGTATAGCTACCccgtacatgcacacatgctgtatagctaccccgtacacacacacacatgctgtatagctacCCCGTACATGCAcgcatgctgtatagctgccccgtacacacacacacatgctgtatagctgccCCGTACATGCAcgcatgctgtatagctgccccgtacacacacacacatgctgtatagctaccccgtacacacacacgctgtATAGCTAccccgtacacacacacacatgctgtatagctgccccgtacacacacatgctgtatagctaccccgtacacacacacacatgctgtatagctgccCCGTACATGCACGCATGCTGTATAGCTAccccgtacacacacacacatgctgtatagctacCTCGTACGCATGCTGTATAGCTAccccgtacacacacacacatgctgtatagctgccccgtacacacacatgctgtatagctgccccgtacacacacacacatgctgtatagctgccccgtacacacacacacatgctgtatagctacaATAACAGCCCATCCACGAAACACAAGTGTGTACAAGTATCACAATTACCGTTAATAAATAATGGGAGCATGCTATTGAATTTACATTACAAGATGTGCTTGCATCTGCATAATTTTAAAGTAGTGGAATTCTATCAAACTGTACAGTGAAAGTACACTTGAACAAGATAAAGAATAACTATACTATTGTTTTTGAGAGGATTGTCTATGACGAAGTTTAGAGTGGCCAGTGTGATTCTTTACTAAGTGATTAGCTTTACCTCCGAGTCTCTTCATCTTGAGTGCTTTCAGAACGTTTAGGAACTTCCGCGATTCATTCTGTAGCATTCTTTGCTCTTGAGACGACAGATTCACATCATcagatctaataattatatatacatgtacagacatcatcactacatgtatggttGTAAATAATATAGCTAAATGATTGCATGAGACCCGTCACGTGTCTATATTATAAAGTGTAGCGTCTATGAACAGCCAATACTTGCTTAAAAAAAGCTCTGGGATGCTTAACTCTCAAATTTACAACATAAAATTTTTTTAAATGACCATACGCCATGGTATTTTGCCGAAATGAGTGACCAACTGAAAGACCTTATTTTAAGCGCTCAGAAAACTACAAAATTATTGAAATTGGGTCACCAGAACAaaagttatggccattcaAAACCTTGAAGTTTGGCACTTAGTGATTGCTAGAATACAACGCCACTCATAATAACTTAAGCACACCTTGCAAGTTCCTCCAGTTTCCTGAGCAGCTCTGGTGACACACTGTTCTTAACGCCCATGACAGACGTGGTCAATAGTCCCTTGCCGTGTCCATTGACAACTGACCCCTCCCTCTTCTTGTACCAGGCCGAGTGGATGGACATGCTTATCTTGCCCTCGATACGTCCCTGAAGCTCTCGAGCCTCGTCCGACGCAACAAAGGTGCCAGGGAATCTCATACTGTATGCATGGGGAAACAATGAAGACTGTTACTTAGTGTCCATAGCAGCTCATAATCATTCACTTTCACTATCTGTGGGGGACAATGTGCAGCAACCTTTCTAAGCTTAGTTAGCATCGTTTTAGAGCTTCAAAAAAAGTTAAGCAAAAGTAAGTTAGCTTTGAAAGGTACAGTTTCAACATGTCACAGCATTACATTGTAAGGGCTCATAACTTTCTCACAGTCTGTGTACTTAGTTTGGGCACAATGAAGCAAAACAACACAAAATGGCGGAGAACTACTGAACACATCGTTTAGTTCTTCATTGAGTTTTCAATGAGTGCTCTTGTTAGATACTTAGTATCCCTTagactgcacacacacacacacacacacacacacacaatgactgCAATCCAGCAAGCTATGACTAACCTGAGCCACAGATAGAGGTCGATAATCTCGTGCATATTCTCCAGTCTTGTGAGTGCCTTCATCCTCATGCCAATCCTGGACTGGTGGGAGCACACCTTCAGAGTGTGACAAAGGTCACGGAATGACACCTCCTTCTCACTACTGCGTGCGTACGCAAACTGTGTGTTAGAGAAATATCATCATAATGACATCATAACAGTCCAGTAGGAGCTTATTATAATAAACACCTATTTCTGACTGGTACATGTAAGAGTAGACAAAGAGTCTTAGAATTAAACCCTCAGGCTTAAATTACACAGAGTTGACATAGAAAGCCCTAAATGGGAAAACtatttgtttactagtttttTAAGCAATAATTCTACACAAGCTTTGGCAGAATAAGTTcatggagggagggggggtatgagagaggggggggggtacgaGACTGAATTCTTGTACTATATACTTTAAACTCTAGGGAGAGGTGAGGCACATACCCATCTATATATAGATGGTGGTATACCCTTGAAATGACCCTACCCATATAATATGGTCATGCAGACGTACTTGTACGAGTGCCTTGATGACCGTGCTTTTGGTTTCATCGACAGGGGCAATGCTGAACTTGAACAGTTCTCTCAGATGCATGTTCGTCCCTTGCAGACTAGAGGCTAACTCCTATATATAGAATAACCATGAATAAAGTTGTTGGGATTAAACACGCCGTGACAGTAAAGCTATAGAATGTGTAACATACTATAATATAAGCACTCAGACTTAGCTAATCAACTCCACACTGTGATAGCCAGGAGGCATGTACGCATGTACATATATGACCAACGTCACGATCACGCAATGTTTGCGCATACAGTTAAAATTAGTTATAAACACCCTCATTAGtataaatgatattcatacatGACAAGAACAACTGTTTGTGTTGAGATTTCCTACTCAGCTAATTGATGTAATGCTGAATTCATCAGTTCTACTAAGTGTTGATGACCTCTGTGCTGCTTTTCTTGGTTTAGAGAATAATAGAAACTTCTGTAAGCACTGGGACCCTTTCTGTTCAGAATCTCAAAGAGAAATGTATTAGCTTTGTCCAAACGAGAATGTTCCTTGCTAATAAAAAACTCACACTCCAGTGAGTGTACCAAATTGTGTTTGAACAAATGAGCGAGCAAAACGTTAAAGTCAATAGAGTCTCTGAAAGCGACCGCATTGTCCATCACTGTTTGTTTAAGAGTTTGTTCATGGTCTTCATTTAGCTCTTGACGACAAGCTTGCACCTTGGTGATAGCTTCTTGGAGCATAGAACTATCAAAAACAGGCACAGTTTGGCTTCCCCTTCTCAAGCGTGGCCTGCACTGTGTTGTAGCACACTCAACACTTTGACTTTTGTCCATCTTACTCAATTTAGGTGCTCTTTTTGATCTACCAGGGAATGGCCCATCCACCTCCGAACGTTCCTCTTTAGATTCCACATCTTTATGTTGTTGAATGCTTTGACTTGCAGAGTGGGCGACAGGGACGATATCATCAACTGGGCTAACGGGTAGGGATGGTCTCGGAGAAAGGCTGCCATCATCAATTGAGCTAACTGGCAGGGATGGTCTCAGAGAAGGGCTAACGGGTAGGGATGGTCTCGGAGAAGGGCTGCCATCATCAATTGAGCTAGCTTCAGAGATGTGTAGCGATGTAAGTGCAGTTACATACTGGGAACTACCGGCAGATTGTCCAACACTCTCAACAACTGTCCCGTGAAACTGAAAGGCTTCAGATATCATATCAACATTTTGAGGATCTTCAAATACAGTGCTAGTTCGTGTGCTGCCTGTATAGCCGGAGTCACATCTGGTAATGGAGATCACAGAAGAATCAGGTTTCGATGGCACAACTGCTAACAAGTCTGTGCGCTCAACAGCTGCAAGATCACCTGATCCTGTGCTCACGTTGGTAGTGGCCTTTTGGCGACGTATTGATTTGTTTGTATCACTGCCAGAGTTGCTGTCCATAGCTACACAGTGCTATACTCTGCTATTACTCTATAATTTCTGACTACAAGTGTTTTTGTTATTCTAGAACTAACTGAAGTAACggctggtagcagtagtatcaATCATACGGTACGGTACGGTACAATCCCATCACATGAATATTGAAATATGCTTGGAATTGGAGGAAACATGAATGAAGTTAATCTACTGTGTCAATAAAAATGACGTAATACTAGATGATGTGCGTCACAACAGGTTGGTTACAATAAAGGAATTATAAGTACGGGAAAAAAAAATACCATTCTCGGGTTGATCAACGCTCTCTTACATATGTAATAGGGTTACAATAAGAtattaattactgtacacagaTACCTTATAAAAGACAAGTGGTAGCTGTTATAACTTACAATCTGAGGAATGGCGTCGCACAGAAAGTAGTTTCCATCGAGTTTAGCCATCTTATAGAAGAGTGCCTGCAGagtaatgtataattatggttaggGAGTATATATAGCAATGATAGCCCTAGCTGCTAGACACTTAGAGACATGTTTGAAAATATTGGGGGATGGTCTCAAAACATTAAAATGAATTCTCtacttgaccacacccatttagccccacccccctacaTGTAGAGCTTGTACGCACATGTGTATTACAACTGCCTGACTATTAGACTCCATGATTGTCTGCATTAAGTATCCTCACCAATATTTCGTGTAGTTTGGCATTTGGTATGTGGTTGGAAAACAGCACGATCTGGTCCAAGCTAGGGTAGAGCCCGGCTTGCTGCAACGCACACACCAtcaatgcatgactgtacacacatacatagcAATGGCGGATAGTACCTTCACGTCATGTACTGGTAACTCCAGTAGCTCATGTAGCGTGGACAGATCATCCTGCTCAAACCTGGAGAGTATGACATGTACGATGTGTACAATCAAGAGTAGGTAAGACCACAATAAAACGCCCACACATAGTTGAGCAATTACTGCCACTAACATCACTCATGCTACTAGTTCAAGGTCCCCTTCAtttagagttggctctgtaactaaaGTTCTGATGGGCCAAATTCAACAATTTCTtgcttttctgaaagcttagaaggagctctttcagatggtatgctcaaatcccaatTTTGAAACGGACCATAATTTCCTGTTTTCGGGAAATACCatggctataatattatatatatatagcccatggtatttcgTCAAAAACAGGTcgaaaatagacttttgattttaacacctCATTTGAAAGGCCTCTATTTAAGCTTTCAGATTtaataaaattaacgttattggaccaacggaaccaaagttatggccattcaAGCTCCATGTCATATCCCggttaaacggaggggggggggggggggggtggggggggtgtctttcaacagccataacatcagtacagttgatctgATGTCAAAATgttaatgattttctgaaagcttagaaaattatctttcaaacgatgtgtttcaatccaaaatttctttggggccctaatttgtcgtttttcggcctcggaccatgggctataatcaatggtatcgccaaattggcaaatacttttatctcttgaatatcaactttgatggtaccatttgaaaggtatctttctaagctttcagaaaaacataaaaattttgaatttcgatccacagaattcaaattatggcagctgaaagattcccaaaatcattaattaagaAGACCATACGTACAGTGTACAAGTAACAATGTACTCTGGCATTAAACACAAGTCGTTATTGaagcacacacacccccacacttACGTTGTCACCTCTCCGTGGGCGTGGTCCTTGCCGTATCTTCCCGCCCGCCCAGCAATCTGCTTCACATGACCAGAGGATAGTAAGCTCCGTTCATTCCCGTCAAACTTTGTCAGAGTGTGGAAGACAATTCGTCGAATGTTACTGCATGCAGACAAAGAGCACATTTGATACACTTACGTATGCTATACAGAAtgatggtacatgtacctatatatgGGTACCATAATCTTACAGGTTGAGCCCCATTCCGATGGCGTCCGTAGCAACGAGGATATTGCACGGAGACTGCGGATCATTGAACTTGTCAGCCTGCTCAACCCTCACAGCTATAGTAACAGAGAAACACAGTTCACAGTAATCCTTTGAGTAGGTGTACATGCTACACTCCAATAGCCTAGCTAACGAAAAGGCATAAATGATTAAAGAGAATAGCACACACTGCCAACTAGCTATTTCACTCCATATAATACTCTTGGTATCCATAGCTCCACTGTAACCTACCTGGAGGGAGGCCTCCATAAATGACTGCACACTGCTGTTTGGTGGCCTGCTCTATCTTCTTACGGACCTGGAACACGCTGGCTCTGGAGAAGGTGACGACACAATCCCCTGGCCTCACTCTCTCGTACTTGCTACACAGACTCTTCTCCAGTGGCACTAGCGGGGACAACCGCTCGTAATGGTGCACCTGCACAAAAGTGTGTATGGACATCACTAATGTAACTAAGCTAGCACATACAGTCTTGTGCCCACAAAGAAACTGATCTTTTAGAAATGCAAAATAAATATTATTTATACAGTAAAGCCATCACCCTCTCCATCAGTGAAGGCTAAATTAGctgacaaaataatttttCTAACCCACCGCCCACTCACATCTAGGGACTCCCCCTAACATACGGCCACTCACCTCTAGGGACTCCCCCATGCTCTTAGCCAGCCTCTCAACAACGTCTATAGCACAGCCGTGACCACACAGGTGGACCTCCCGAGCAGGTAGTCCGAGGAGGGCCCGACTCCACCCACCGCCACGCTGGGGGTCCTCTATCATCTGGATCTCATCAATCACCGCAACATCATCTGAGGGGTAATAAGATATTGCAACAGATTCTACAAATATTTTGGCTAATTGCCTTCTTTGAAAGGCCTACACAATTTCACGCTCACTCAAAACTAGACATACATTATTCTACAGCAAAAATGTTATATTCTGGAGCACTAATATTGTAGCTGCTCACATGTGCTCTCGAGGTTGGCCATCTCCACAGTACAGGAGAGTCTTGGGGCAGGCTGTGTTTCATCACCACTGGCACGCAGTGACTCCTCCCCCGTCAATAGATCACATAATGCACCCTGAGTGAGGTGCAGGGGGTGGGCAATATATCACTAAATTGCTTCACCAATaatttagctagctaggacaTTAATACTCAAGAATTGCAAATTTAAAGTTGATACCCACCTCTTTATTAGATCTGTGGTATATCTCGTGCGCGAGCATTCTCAAAGGAGCACAGTAGATTGCTGTGTCAGCTCCCATGAAGTGCTTGAGGGCGTTGTGGGTTTTACCAGAGTTGGTGGGACCAGCGTGATAGATGAGCTTGCGTGGTAGCGATCTTGCCTCAGGGAAcctgtgtacatacatacgcATACATGGTGAATAGAATGTCAGCTCTTATTATCAATGAACTGGTTATAAGTACGGATGTACGGTTACCTAGGGAAACAAAGAGCAAGTGGGTCAAACCAACGTACACAATGGCCACGGAGAAAATAATCTTCCCAGTGATAGTCATGTGAATGTTTATTTATGGAAGAGTACACTTAGTTTTTAGTTTGGCAAATGGCAAAGTTTATAACAGTTAGCTATTGGCATCACCATggtaaccacacccactcaccaggctGGAGGGAGAGCCATGTTACTTGTTTTCTGTAGCTCCAGTTTGGGCCCCATCAGTGGATTCAGAATTCGAGCATACCGCAGAAATATTGGAATCAGCTCATCCACATGACCTGTTGGACGAGCGAAAGCAACCAGAGTTGAGAACATTACCTGTTAGGACTACAAGCCAATGGAAAATAATAAGAACCTATTGGGAAATTTATTGGCAATTGTTACTTCAGTCGCTAATAGTTATATTTATAAAATTAGAAATTAAAGAAGTGGGGTAGTGATCTATGAGAGATGGTGTATGCATCGACTTACTTGTTCCTTTAATGATGTCATCTACCACCTGCTTGACTTGAGGGTCGGCATCATTTAACTTTTTCGGGCTCTTTAACTTGCGTACAAAACGTTTCAAGGCTCTCGTGTATTGCTCCTTGTCTGGATTGAAACAAACGTAATTTGAATACTTGAATTAACCCACCCAGACtatgcatggtataattaattacagaCCTATACTCAGAGCTCAgcaaatacataattattacagagtAAGTACAGTTGATTAGAAACAGTGTATCTTGCTGTGGCTATTGGCCCAGcaggagggggaggggaggagCATGCAGCTCTTTGTAACATTCTATTGAGACTAAGAGGAGGTCcaacatgcgtgcacgaatcactacaagtgctagtgtattTGGCCTGGccgttatcacgtgaccgcaatgacatcaatgcactgaacttatagtgattcgtgcacgtatgtcggacctcctctgattaaGACTGCATGATAGTATCAAGTGCAATATAGTGTACTGCATGACGTCACCTTCCAGACTGTACTCTGCAGCCACGCCCTCAATCACACTCTCCCGCTGCATGAACAGTCCCATGATCTTCCTAACATCTTCCCTAGTGAAGTGCCTGCCTTCATATGGAGTGCTCCCTTCTACACGATTCTCATCAACTGAAACACTGTCTCCAGTATCCTCAAGCGGCTTCTTCGTGACCTCATCTTCCCTCTCAGGTGTGCCATTACTGTCAGTGGAGTAGTATGAGTTCATGCTTTTAATGGGTCTTCCACTTCTGCAATACAAGCTGACATAGCCCAGTGTATCATTCCTTGTGGTGTGCAGTCTAGACCTGCTTGGTGACTTGGTCCAGAGCTTGTGTGGTTGCTGGCACAGGGAGCACACATAAGTGAGGCATTTCCTTCCAAGGTTCATTCCATATGCAGTGCCTACTGCTAACAGGAACAGTTAAGTAGCAAAGTTCTaattctatagctagctagctagctagctgcatggagATTTTCTAATGCCTGCCACGTGGGTATACTTTGACCCTCAACAGGGGCATCCCCCAAGCGGCCACGACCCATCCGCCCATCCCCTCCCCGGCCCCCCAAAGTCCGAATCACACTGCATATCGCATGCTATGGTGGTCTAACCATAATATCCCATATCCTAATGTAGTCACAAGCTATCCACTATGCAGCTGTTTGTCAAGTGTCCATTGGTGACCTCTACTAGTATGTACTGCAATGGTCCAATTGCTCTGGAG of the Halichondria panicea chromosome 2, odHalPani1.1, whole genome shotgun sequence genome contains:
- the LOC135332016 gene encoding uncharacterized protein LOC135332016 is translated as MNLGRKCLTYVCSLCQQPHKLWTKSPSRSRLHTTRNDTLGYVSLYCRSGRPIKSMNSYYSTDSNGTPEREDEVTKKPLEDTGDSVSVDENRVEGSTPYEGRHFTREDVRKIMGLFMQRESVIEGVAAEYSLEDKEQYTRALKRFVRKLKSPKKLNDADPQVKQVVDDIIKGTSHVDELIPIFLRYARILNPLMGPKLELQKTSNMALPPAWFPEARSLPRKLIYHAGPTNSGKTHNALKHFMGADTAIYCAPLRMLAHEIYHRSNKEGALCDLLTGEESLRASGDETQPAPRLSCTVEMANLESTYDVAVIDEIQMIEDPQRGGGWSRALLGLPAREVHLCGHGCAIDVVERLAKSMGESLEVHHYERLSPLVPLEKSLCSKYERVRPGDCVVTFSRASVFQVRKKIEQATKQQCAVIYGGLPPAVRVEQADKFNDPQSPCNILVATDAIGMGLNLNIRRIVFHTLTKFDGNERSLLSSGHVKQIAGRAGRYGKDHAHGEVTTFEQDDLSTLHELLELPVHDVKQAGLYPSLDQIVLFSNHIPNAKLHEILALFYKMAKLDGNYFLCDAIPQIELASSLQGTNMHLRELFKFSIAPVDETKSTVIKALVQFAYARSSEKEVSFRDLCHTLKVCSHQSRIGMRMKALTRLENMHEIIDLYLWLSMRFPGTFVASDEARELQGRIEGKISMSIHSAWYKKREGSVVNGHGKGLLTTSVMGVKNSVSPELLRKLEELARSDDVNLSSQEQRMLQNESRKFLNVLKALKMKRLGGKANHLVKNHTGHSKLRHRQSSQKQ
- the LOC135332017 gene encoding uncharacterized protein LOC135332017 produces the protein MDSNSGSDTNKSIRRQKATTNVSTGSGDLAAVERTDLLAVVPSKPDSSVISITRCDSGYTGSTRTSTVFEDPQNVDMISEAFQFHGTVVESVGQSAGSSQYVTALTSLHISEASSIDDGSPSPRPSLPVSPSLRPSLPVSSIDDGSLSPRPSLPVSPVDDIVPVAHSASQSIQQHKDVESKEERSEVDGPFPGRSKRAPKLSKMDKSQSVECATTQCRPRLRRGSQTVPVFDSSMLQEAITKVQACRQELNEDHEQTLKQTVMDNAVAFRDSIDFNVLLAHLFKHNLVHSLECEFFISKEHSRLDKANTFLFEILNRKGPSAYRSFYYSLNQEKQHRGHQHLVELMNSALHQLAE